Proteins from a genomic interval of Chroococcidiopsis thermalis PCC 7203:
- a CDS encoding PrsW family glutamic-type intramembrane protease — protein MVRGARAEWNVLNSEFRIPNSEFIWAVIPPLLLLIYYYRRATAPPPLFLLLLCFGWGAIFGSIALGLEWIFEHLTSQWEDWQRFTRTLAGVAVRQLVFIAPIEEGCKLAGVITSQWLAGRRGNGRSPALSIFIQTIAIALGFTAQESWVYLSNGVATVFERAIGTPIHAMFSAAFGYALAREQGRRELREPRKPRRLREKLPLASRLLPFAFSIDAIICHALVNIFSSAWRYNPPINLLSYLLFPFLLWLFWRMESWWRQVQHQPSIILISGITSIHRYWQRGLVAFALMLGGNAIFGFFLLVRTLSPLHPVQLLEPDIFWFIASRSALNSIPGAIAWGIYRYLRFAASRRNLS, from the coding sequence GTGGTGCGTGGTGCGCGGGCAGAGTGGAACGTACTTAATTCCGAATTCCGAATTCCGAATTCCGAATTCATTTGGGCAGTTATTCCGCCACTATTGCTACTGATTTATTACTATCGTCGGGCAACTGCACCACCTCCCCTGTTTCTATTACTACTGTGCTTCGGTTGGGGCGCAATTTTTGGTAGTATCGCTCTGGGTCTAGAGTGGATATTCGAGCATCTCACCAGCCAGTGGGAAGATTGGCAAAGATTTACTCGCACTCTTGCTGGTGTAGCTGTACGTCAGTTGGTGTTTATTGCCCCAATTGAAGAGGGATGTAAGTTAGCTGGAGTCATTACTTCTCAATGGTTGGCAGGACGTAGAGGTAACGGGCGATCGCCTGCCCTCTCTATTTTCATACAGACAATCGCGATCGCTCTAGGGTTCACTGCTCAAGAAAGCTGGGTTTATTTATCCAATGGCGTAGCAACTGTATTCGAGCGCGCGATCGGTACTCCCATTCATGCCATGTTCTCAGCAGCTTTTGGCTATGCTCTGGCAAGGGAGCAGGGAAGAAGAGAGCTGAGGGAGCCCAGGAAGCCCAGGAGGCTGAGGGAGAAGTTACCTCTTGCCTCTCGCCTCTTGCCTTTTGCCTTTTCGATCGACGCAATTATTTGTCATGCTCTCGTCAATATATTTTCTAGTGCTTGGCGCTACAATCCACCAATAAATCTTTTGAGCTACTTATTATTTCCATTTTTACTCTGGCTCTTTTGGCGCATGGAAAGCTGGTGGCGACAGGTGCAGCATCAGCCATCAATTATCCTGATTTCTGGCATCACATCTATCCATCGCTACTGGCAAAGAGGTTTGGTTGCGTTTGCCCTGATGCTCGGTGGTAATGCAATTTTTGGCTTTTTTCTGCTTGTCAGAACTCTTAGCCCTTTACATCCCGTCCAGCTACTCGAACCAGATATTTTCTGGTTTATCGCGAGTCGCTCGGCACTCAATTCGATTCCTGGAGCGATCGCCTGGGGAATTTATCGATACTTGAGGTTTGCTGCTAGCCGTCGCAATTTGTCATGA
- a CDS encoding 2Fe-2S iron-sulfur cluster-binding protein — protein sequence MANIKFVQENREAIAADGANLRIKALENGIDLYTTWGKMMNCGGYGQCGTCIVEIVEGVENLSPRTPVENKKLKKKPANYRLACQTLVNGPVSVVTKPK from the coding sequence ATGGCTAACATCAAATTTGTGCAAGAAAATCGGGAGGCGATCGCCGCTGATGGGGCAAACCTCCGCATCAAAGCTCTAGAAAATGGTATCGATCTTTATACAACTTGGGGCAAAATGATGAACTGCGGCGGCTATGGTCAATGCGGTACTTGTATCGTAGAGATTGTTGAAGGTGTAGAAAATCTCTCACCCCGCACTCCAGTTGAAAACAAAAAGCTGAAGAAAAAGCCAGCTAACTATCGTCTTGCTTGTCAAACTTTAGTCAACGGACCAGTTAGCGTTGTTACTAAACCAAAATGA
- the psbM gene encoding photosystem II reaction center protein PsbM: MQVNDLGFVASILFVLVPSVFLIILYIQTASREGKKD; the protein is encoded by the coding sequence ATGCAAGTAAACGATTTAGGCTTTGTGGCAAGCATCTTATTTGTGCTAGTTCCATCTGTATTTTTAATCATTCTTTACATCCAAACCGCTAGCCGCGAAGGAAAAAAAGATTAA
- a CDS encoding universal stress protein produces MIEKILLAVSGLGHAEEMLKNLKEIPSIGQAKVTVLHVVPSQATSAGMTTKLEEGDKIIANAVEYLGLDPSRTVTMLRQGEPKDVVCQVADEVDADLIIMGSRGLKRLQAILSNSVSQYVFQLSSRPMLLVKDDIYVKKINRIMVAYDGSDAAKQCLQLALFLLRDIKGGQLVLAYVNKNLSGKQGEVALAAAEKDPVLAGAIAEAKKQGVQTRCVTSMGKPGEEICRLSEDMSVDLLMLGSPDRRPSVAKSFVDIDRLIGSSLSDYVRVNATCPVLLARTVG; encoded by the coding sequence ATGATTGAAAAAATTTTGCTTGCTGTCTCAGGACTGGGACACGCAGAAGAAATGCTCAAGAATTTGAAAGAGATTCCATCGATCGGACAGGCAAAAGTTACTGTTTTACATGTAGTTCCTTCCCAAGCAACTTCTGCTGGAATGACAACCAAGCTAGAGGAAGGTGACAAAATTATCGCAAATGCTGTGGAGTACTTAGGGTTAGATCCCAGCCGAACTGTTACTATGCTGCGACAGGGAGAACCCAAAGACGTAGTATGTCAAGTAGCAGATGAGGTTGATGCTGACTTAATTATTATGGGTTCGCGAGGACTCAAGCGGTTGCAAGCAATTTTATCTAACTCTGTCAGTCAATACGTATTTCAGTTATCCTCGCGTCCTATGTTGCTGGTGAAGGATGACATTTACGTGAAGAAAATCAACCGCATCATGGTAGCTTATGACGGTTCCGATGCGGCAAAACAATGCTTGCAGTTAGCACTCTTTTTGCTGAGAGATATTAAAGGCGGTCAGCTAGTCTTAGCATACGTCAATAAGAATTTGAGCGGTAAACAAGGAGAAGTTGCCCTAGCAGCAGCAGAAAAAGATCCAGTTTTGGCTGGGGCGATCGCTGAAGCGAAAAAGCAAGGAGTGCAAACCCGCTGTGTCACTAGTATGGGCAAGCCAGGCGAAGAAATTTGCCGCTTATCTGAGGATATGTCTGTAGACTTACTAATGCTGGGTTCACCCGATCGCCGTCCTTCCGTGGCTAAAAGTTTTGTTGACATCGATCGCTTAATCGGCTCATCGCTATCAGATTACGTTCGTGTCAATGCTACATGTCCCGTGCTGTTAGCGCGGACGGTTGGTTGA